The proteins below come from a single Dinghuibacter silviterrae genomic window:
- a CDS encoding efflux RND transporter periplasmic adaptor subunit: protein MKKFLLWTLIVLVVLAIVFFVMKAMSGDAGIKVAVDKTYYRDITELVSASGKVYPEIEVKVSSDVSGEVTELLVKEGDTVKKGQVVARIYADIYNSSRQRAEAIVDQQQASVDNSRASIASYKAQLDQAEAAFNREKTLLDEKVVSRSEFETTQSQYLTAQANYNAALQNVRSGQAGVISARASLTEADKDLSRTIILAPMDGLVSLLSVKKGERVVGTAQMAGTEMMRVADMSQIEVQVDVGENDIPKVRIGDSAQVEVDAYNNRKFRGVVTQIANGNAALTSSVTTTTSNTDVTNYKVHVRLIPSSYKDLIVPHKSFPFRPGMSASADIETRSKTHVLAVPILSVTTAAPEGLSAKTQAAEKKELAASRGDDASGAPNDLMEVLFQVRGDTVRRITVTTGIQDNDYIEILSGIQPGDTVVSAPFNAISKELKTGTKIKITPKEKLFEIKD from the coding sequence TCTTGGCTATCGTATTCTTTGTGATGAAAGCGATGAGCGGAGATGCAGGTATCAAGGTGGCCGTCGACAAAACCTATTACCGGGACATCACAGAGCTTGTCAGCGCTTCGGGAAAAGTATACCCGGAAATAGAGGTCAAGGTGAGTTCCGACGTTAGCGGGGAAGTCACGGAGCTGTTGGTCAAGGAAGGAGATACTGTTAAAAAAGGCCAGGTGGTGGCCCGTATTTACGCCGACATTTACAATTCCAGCCGCCAGCGCGCCGAAGCCATCGTCGACCAGCAGCAAGCCTCAGTGGACAATTCCAGGGCGTCCATTGCCAGCTATAAAGCCCAACTGGACCAGGCCGAAGCCGCATTTAACCGCGAAAAAACCCTCCTGGACGAAAAGGTGGTTTCCCGGTCCGAATTCGAAACGACCCAAAGCCAATACCTCACCGCCCAGGCCAACTATAACGCCGCCCTCCAGAACGTACGCAGCGGCCAGGCCGGCGTCATTTCCGCCCGGGCCAGCCTGACAGAGGCAGACAAAGACCTCTCCCGGACCATCATCCTGGCACCCATGGACGGGCTTGTTTCGCTGCTCAGTGTCAAAAAAGGCGAACGCGTTGTGGGGACCGCGCAAATGGCGGGTACCGAGATGATGCGCGTGGCCGATATGAGCCAGATCGAAGTCCAGGTGGACGTAGGAGAAAACGATATTCCCAAGGTCCGCATCGGGGACAGCGCCCAAGTAGAGGTAGACGCCTACAACAACCGGAAGTTCCGGGGCGTGGTCACGCAGATCGCCAACGGCAATGCCGCCCTGACCTCTTCCGTAACCACCACGACCAGCAATACCGATGTCACCAACTATAAGGTACACGTCCGGTTGATCCCGTCCTCCTATAAAGACCTGATCGTACCCCACAAATCGTTTCCTTTCCGCCCTGGTATGAGCGCCAGTGCCGACATCGAGACGCGGAGCAAAACCCACGTCCTGGCCGTCCCCATTCTTTCGGTGACAACAGCCGCCCCCGAAGGCCTTTCCGCCAAGACACAGGCCGCCGAAAAGAAAGAGCTGGCGGCTTCGCGGGGTGACGATGCCTCCGGCGCGCCCAACGACCTCATGGAAGTCCTGTTCCAGGTACGTGGCGACACCGTACGGAGAATTACCGTGACCACGGGTATCCAGGACAACGACTATATCGAAATCCTGAGTGGCATTCAACCCGGAGACACGGTGGTGAGCGCGCCCTTCAACGCCATCAGCAAGGAACTGAAAACCGGTACAAAAATCAAGATTACCCCCAAGGAAAAATTGTTTGAAATCAAGGATTGA
- a CDS encoding ShlB/FhaC/HecB family hemolysin secretion/activation protein, translating to MLKNLLPILLLSGGVLRGLAQVVPPSGAGRVEAPKGQVYPLTVVAASKDSAASKDSTAGVDRPGLQQTFPDRISCFRYVNGLAALLQAQGYIAASVDSTSFTKDGARIVLYVGRRYRWGSLVDRIDPVILEQLHFDDQKAWRRPIQWKVLAGLETGVVEYCAQHGYPFARVGLDSVRFDGDTVDAVIRLDKGYLYRIDSIRLFGNVKVNKEFLYRYLDIPPGSPYDQNKLNTVSSRILALSYVQEEKPWTLRMTGTGAVLDLYLKPKRNNQIDGMLGLLPTTAADGSTTTQVVGELKLQLQNAFGNGEGISVNWQQLQPQTPRLNLGFQQPYLFQSPWGVSTTFDLLKKDSSYLNINFKIGGTLALSTQRTLTLFLQLFGSSLLNVDTNTVKATHQLPDVLDMGTTFIGIAYDWRNTDYVYNPRKGNELSLVFLGGRRRIKENTSITQLQDTSGFNYSSLYDTVPLISYQLKAQLGIAHYFPLGRQSTLRTAFNGGWQVSPQLYTNELFQIGGYKLLRGFDEESIYASQYLEGSLEYRILIGQNSYFFGFTDGAWVRNQSVGNDLNTTLLGVGFGINLETKAGMFNISFAEGEGNGENFNFGNTKVHIGYVNFF from the coding sequence ATGCTGAAAAACCTGCTGCCCATACTGCTGTTGTCGGGTGGGGTCCTCCGGGGCCTCGCGCAGGTCGTGCCGCCTTCCGGCGCTGGCAGGGTGGAAGCCCCCAAGGGGCAGGTGTATCCGCTGACGGTGGTCGCGGCCAGCAAAGATAGCGCAGCCAGCAAAGATAGCACCGCCGGCGTGGACCGTCCGGGTCTTCAGCAAACTTTTCCCGACCGTATTTCCTGTTTCCGTTATGTAAACGGTCTGGCGGCCTTGTTGCAGGCGCAGGGATATATTGCGGCTTCGGTGGATTCTACCAGTTTTACAAAAGACGGGGCGCGCATCGTTTTGTACGTGGGACGCCGCTACCGGTGGGGCAGCCTGGTCGACCGGATCGATCCCGTGATCCTGGAGCAGCTCCATTTCGACGACCAGAAAGCGTGGCGGCGGCCCATCCAGTGGAAGGTGCTGGCGGGGCTGGAGACGGGCGTGGTTGAATATTGTGCACAGCATGGCTATCCGTTTGCCCGGGTAGGGCTGGACAGTGTCCGGTTCGACGGGGATACCGTGGACGCCGTCATCCGGCTGGACAAGGGGTATCTTTACCGGATCGATAGCATCCGTTTGTTTGGGAACGTCAAAGTCAATAAGGAGTTTCTTTACCGGTACCTGGATATACCCCCGGGGTCGCCTTATGACCAGAACAAGCTGAACACCGTGAGCTCGCGCATCCTGGCCTTGTCTTACGTACAGGAGGAGAAACCCTGGACCCTGCGGATGACGGGTACGGGGGCTGTCCTGGACCTTTACCTCAAGCCAAAGCGGAACAACCAGATTGACGGGATGCTGGGGCTTCTTCCGACGACCGCGGCGGACGGTTCCACCACTACCCAGGTGGTAGGAGAGCTCAAGCTGCAGTTACAAAATGCGTTTGGCAACGGGGAAGGGATCAGCGTGAACTGGCAGCAGCTCCAGCCCCAGACACCCCGGCTGAACCTGGGGTTTCAACAGCCTTACCTGTTCCAGTCGCCTTGGGGGGTGAGTACGACCTTCGACCTGCTCAAAAAAGATTCGTCTTACCTGAACATCAATTTCAAGATAGGAGGCACGCTGGCGCTGAGTACGCAGCGCACGCTCACCCTTTTCCTTCAACTTTTCGGCTCCAGCCTCCTTAACGTGGATACCAATACCGTCAAGGCGACCCACCAGCTCCCCGACGTGCTGGACATGGGGACGACGTTCATCGGCATCGCTTATGACTGGAGGAACACCGATTACGTATACAATCCCCGGAAGGGGAATGAGCTGAGCCTGGTTTTCCTGGGCGGGCGAAGGCGTATCAAGGAGAACACGTCCATTACGCAACTCCAGGACACTTCCGGTTTCAATTATTCCTCCTTGTACGATACCGTGCCGCTCATCAGCTATCAACTCAAGGCCCAACTGGGCATCGCACATTATTTCCCCCTGGGACGGCAAAGCACGCTGCGTACGGCGTTTAACGGCGGGTGGCAGGTCAGCCCCCAGTTGTACACCAACGAGCTCTTCCAGATCGGCGGGTACAAGCTGCTCCGGGGGTTTGACGAGGAGAGCATCTATGCTTCCCAATACCTCGAAGGATCCCTGGAGTACCGGATCCTGATCGGTCAGAATTCCTATTTCTTTGGTTTTACCGATGGGGCGTGGGTGCGCAACCAAAGCGTGGGAAACGACCTGAACACGACACTTTTGGGGGTAGGGTTCGGGATTAACCTGGAAACAAAGGCCGGGATGTTTAATATCAGCTTCGCCGAAGGCGAGGGGAATGGTGAAAATTTTAACTTTGGCAATACCAAGGTCCATATAGGCTACGTAAACTTTTTTTGA
- the hemW gene encoding radical SAM family heme chaperone HemW, whose product MAGIYIHIPFCRKACHYCNFHFSTSLGTIDRMVDALIREMDLAAGFLEGAAGAGREGAAPRSSGTAAGAGDAGRKGAPHVGTVYLGGGTPSLLPDTALQRLLDAVRHRYAVAEGAEVTLEANPDDIGAEKLEAWKRAGINRLSIGVQSFRDADLQWMNRAHNAGQAREAIRAARAAGFDHDSIDLIYGTPGLSDDALKENLAEAIALGCPHLSCYALTVEPRTALDKDIRRGKMPPIDPEVQARQFLLVMDTLKDAGYEHYEISNFALPGHRSRHNSSYWQGVPYLGLGPSAHSFDGRNRRWNVSNNALYLEAIAKGEIPFEVEALTPVQRLNEYIMISIRTMEGLDLERVEREWGKAERGIIEQQAKSMEAKGWMLSAGSNRILTKEGKLFADGIASDLFFEEPAAGEADPG is encoded by the coding sequence TTGGCCGGTATCTACATACATATTCCTTTTTGCCGGAAGGCATGCCACTACTGTAACTTCCATTTCAGTACGTCCCTGGGCACCATCGACCGCATGGTGGACGCCCTCATCCGCGAGATGGACCTCGCGGCGGGGTTCCTGGAGGGCGCAGCAGGCGCTGGGCGCGAGGGCGCCGCTCCGCGTAGCAGCGGCACCGCCGCAGGCGCGGGTGACGCAGGGCGCAAAGGCGCGCCGCACGTAGGCACCGTCTACCTCGGCGGCGGCACGCCCTCCCTGCTGCCGGACACCGCCCTACAGCGTCTGCTGGACGCCGTGAGGCACCGCTACGCGGTGGCCGAAGGCGCCGAGGTGACCCTCGAAGCCAACCCCGACGACATCGGCGCAGAAAAACTGGAAGCCTGGAAACGCGCCGGGATCAACCGCCTCAGCATCGGCGTCCAGTCCTTCCGGGACGCGGACCTGCAATGGATGAACCGCGCACACAATGCGGGGCAGGCGCGGGAAGCGATCCGGGCGGCAAGGGCAGCCGGTTTCGACCACGATTCCATCGACCTTATTTACGGGACCCCGGGGTTGAGCGACGATGCGCTCAAAGAAAACCTGGCCGAGGCCATCGCGCTGGGTTGCCCACACCTGAGCTGCTACGCCCTCACGGTGGAGCCCCGGACCGCGCTGGACAAGGACATCCGCCGCGGCAAGATGCCCCCCATCGACCCCGAGGTCCAGGCACGGCAGTTCCTCCTGGTCATGGACACGCTAAAAGACGCGGGTTACGAACACTACGAAATTTCCAATTTCGCCCTGCCGGGTCACCGGAGCCGCCACAACAGCAGCTACTGGCAGGGTGTGCCGTACTTAGGGCTCGGGCCGTCGGCCCATTCCTTCGACGGGCGGAACCGGCGATGGAATGTGTCCAACAATGCGCTGTACCTGGAGGCGATCGCAAAAGGAGAGATCCCCTTCGAAGTGGAAGCCCTCACCCCCGTCCAGCGATTAAACGAGTATATCATGATCTCGATCCGCACCATGGAAGGGCTGGACCTGGAGCGGGTCGAAAGGGAGTGGGGCAAAGCCGAAAGAGGAATCATCGAGCAGCAAGCCAAAAGCATGGAAGCCAAAGGCTGGATGCTCAGCGCAGGATCAAATCGAATACTGACGAAGGAAGGGAAATTATTCGCCGACGGGATTGCGTCGGACTTGTTCTTCGAGGAACCCGCCGCAGGGGAGGCGGACCCGGGCTAG
- a CDS encoding DUF4271 domain-containing protein, which produces MASLRCFVFLWCCLAGLAGRAQDSGGTAPVRQDTVLRTPVLDSAARAAHRDSVRRRRALRDTLAARARRDSIQLAVRDSVRRDSLRRDSIAHTGAVVKRDSLANAPVGAGTPGGNATAPAAAPAPPAAPVRPDTKAGIPKIRVGRDLLFYVVLLLALWMGILKSGYQKYYDDLFTVFFRSSLRQHQIREQLLQARLPSLLYNLFFVGCAGTFLYLLAVPYAARLGHPEWQIWIAAIGAVALLYAVKFVGLKLSGWVFGMTGAVDTYIFIVFLVNKILGVALLPIVVLLAFAQDPLQSAAATLGVMLVAGMLIYRFIRSYRPVWEEVQMSRFHFFLYLCAFEIAPLLLIYKTMLKLL; this is translated from the coding sequence ATGGCTTCGCTGCGCTGCTTTGTTTTTCTTTGGTGTTGTCTGGCCGGCCTGGCGGGCCGGGCCCAGGACTCGGGCGGGACCGCACCGGTCCGGCAGGACACCGTCCTCCGCACCCCCGTTTTGGATTCCGCCGCCCGGGCGGCGCACCGGGATTCGGTCCGGCGGCGCCGGGCACTTCGCGATACCCTGGCGGCCCGCGCGCGCCGGGATTCCATTCAACTGGCCGTCCGCGACTCCGTCCGGCGGGATTCGCTTCGCCGGGATTCGATCGCACATACAGGAGCTGTGGTCAAGCGTGACAGCCTCGCCAACGCACCGGTTGGAGCCGGCACACCGGGTGGAAATGCTACCGCCCCCGCGGCGGCCCCGGCCCCCCCGGCGGCGCCCGTTCGCCCGGACACAAAGGCGGGCATTCCCAAAATCAGGGTCGGGCGTGACCTTTTGTTCTATGTCGTCCTTTTGCTGGCTCTTTGGATGGGAATCCTCAAATCGGGCTACCAGAAATACTATGACGATTTGTTCACGGTCTTTTTCCGGAGCAGCCTCCGCCAGCATCAGATCAGGGAACAGTTGCTCCAGGCCCGGTTGCCGTCCCTTTTGTACAACTTGTTTTTTGTGGGGTGCGCGGGGACCTTTCTCTACCTGCTGGCCGTTCCCTACGCGGCCCGCCTGGGTCATCCCGAATGGCAGATTTGGATCGCCGCGATCGGAGCGGTCGCCCTTTTATACGCAGTAAAATTCGTAGGACTCAAGCTCTCGGGATGGGTGTTCGGCATGACCGGGGCAGTGGATACGTATATATTTATCGTATTCCTGGTCAACAAGATATTGGGGGTTGCGCTGCTCCCCATCGTCGTCTTGCTGGCTTTTGCCCAGGATCCCTTGCAGTCGGCTGCTGCCACCCTGGGGGTTATGCTGGTGGCCGGGATGTTAATTTATCGTTTTATCCGTTCTTACCGCCCGGTCTGGGAGGAGGTGCAAATGAGCCGTTTCCATTTTTTTCTGTACCTTTGCGCCTTTGAAATCGCGCCGCTATTGCTGATCTACAAAACAATGCTTAAGCTATTGTGA
- a CDS encoding uroporphyrinogen-III synthase — translation MVKNGQKKSSSGKIVKSILITQPRPDSEKSPYFELAKKYDVQLDFHPFIRVEGVVSRDFRKQKIDIAGYSAVIFTSRNAIDHFFRICEEMKVSVSQDTKYFCIAEAVALYLQKFILYRKRKVFYGADGTNKSLFDVINKHKDNEKFLYPCSETQDNEITTWLKNNRCEYATPVLYRTVSNNVKDLLGGNEYDIICFFTPSGVKSLFENMPDFRQNGTKIGAFGSNTSKAVEDAGLHLDIKAPEPEAPSMVAALERYLKLVKE, via the coding sequence ATGGTAAAAAACGGGCAGAAGAAATCCTCGTCTGGAAAGATTGTAAAAAGCATCCTGATTACCCAACCTAGGCCCGACTCCGAAAAGTCTCCCTATTTCGAGTTGGCTAAGAAGTATGACGTGCAGTTGGATTTCCACCCGTTCATCCGGGTGGAGGGGGTCGTTTCCAGAGACTTCCGCAAACAAAAGATCGACATTGCGGGCTATTCGGCAGTCATCTTCACGAGCCGGAATGCCATCGATCATTTCTTCCGTATTTGTGAGGAAATGAAGGTCAGCGTCTCTCAGGATACCAAGTATTTTTGCATCGCGGAAGCGGTGGCCTTGTACCTTCAGAAATTCATTCTCTACCGGAAGCGAAAAGTGTTTTACGGGGCGGACGGGACGAACAAGAGCCTGTTCGACGTGATCAACAAACACAAGGACAACGAAAAGTTCCTGTATCCCTGCTCGGAAACCCAGGACAACGAGATCACGACCTGGCTGAAGAACAACCGTTGCGAGTACGCCACACCGGTATTATACCGCACCGTGAGCAACAACGTCAAAGACCTGCTCGGCGGTAACGAATACGATATTATATGCTTTTTCACCCCCAGCGGCGTAAAAAGCCTTTTTGAAAATATGCCGGATTTCCGTCAGAACGGGACAAAGATCGGGGCCTTTGGTTCAAACACATCCAAGGCTGTCGAAGATGCAGGGCTTCACCTGGACATCAAGGCTCCGGAGCCCGAGGCACCCAGCATGGTGGCGGCGTTGGAGCGGTACCTTAAGCTTGTCAAAGAGTAA
- the porK gene encoding T9SS ring complex lipoprotein PorK/GldK: MKNQLLGLVAVASLTLASCGKSGQSYKDDGQLRGVAYGKANNLTKPYGMVYVPQGTFHMGPSDEDINYAFTARNRQVSISGFWMDATEITNSEYHQFTNWVRDSIAAKLLGYVKQTDGEEFIDWKRARTIFSKPDKGTTEKLDAMMLTTDNRIFGRREIDADKLVYEYEDFNFKAAAYRKPNEPRSKFIVKEPIKIYPDTLVWVRDFSYSYNEPMAQRYYSHPAYADYPVVGVNWKQATAFCNWRTHYLNSFLESKKKPTESSFRLPTEAEWEYAARGGRSQSLFPWGSYYLRNKKGCLLANFKPGRGNYPEDGALYTARADAYWPNDFGLYNMAGNVSEWTSSLYYEGAYTFMHDMNPDIRWNAQDSDPPRMKRKVIRGGSWKDVGYFLQVGTRAYEYQDTAKSYIGFRCVIDLPAAK; encoded by the coding sequence ATGAAGAACCAATTACTAGGCCTTGTGGCTGTCGCTTCGCTTACCCTTGCATCCTGCGGCAAAAGCGGACAATCTTACAAAGATGATGGTCAACTTCGGGGAGTCGCCTATGGCAAGGCCAACAACCTTACCAAGCCCTACGGTATGGTCTATGTCCCCCAGGGTACCTTCCACATGGGGCCCAGTGATGAGGACATCAACTATGCCTTTACCGCAAGGAACAGGCAGGTGTCTATCAGCGGGTTTTGGATGGACGCCACCGAAATTACCAATAGCGAATACCACCAGTTCACCAACTGGGTGAGGGATTCCATCGCCGCCAAGCTGCTGGGCTATGTCAAGCAGACGGACGGCGAAGAATTCATTGACTGGAAGCGTGCCCGCACCATTTTCTCCAAACCCGACAAGGGCACCACGGAGAAGCTGGACGCCATGATGCTGACCACCGACAACCGGATTTTTGGACGCCGGGAAATCGATGCGGACAAGCTGGTCTATGAGTACGAGGACTTCAACTTCAAGGCCGCCGCTTACCGGAAGCCCAATGAACCCCGCTCCAAATTCATCGTCAAGGAACCGATCAAGATTTACCCGGATACCCTGGTTTGGGTAAGGGACTTCTCCTATTCCTATAACGAGCCCATGGCTCAGCGCTATTACTCCCACCCTGCTTACGCCGACTACCCGGTCGTAGGGGTGAACTGGAAGCAAGCCACCGCTTTCTGTAACTGGCGCACCCACTACCTCAACTCCTTCCTGGAGTCGAAAAAGAAACCGACCGAATCCAGTTTCCGTCTTCCGACCGAAGCGGAATGGGAATACGCCGCCCGTGGCGGCCGCAGCCAATCCCTCTTCCCCTGGGGTAGCTATTATCTCCGTAACAAAAAAGGGTGTCTCTTAGCCAACTTCAAACCCGGTCGTGGTAACTATCCCGAAGACGGTGCGCTGTATACCGCCCGTGCCGATGCTTACTGGCCCAACGACTTTGGTCTGTACAACATGGCGGGGAACGTATCCGAGTGGACCTCCTCCCTGTACTACGAAGGCGCGTACACCTTTATGCACGACATGAACCCCGATATTCGCTGGAATGCCCAGGATTCCGACCCTCCCCGTATGAAACGCAAGGTCATTCGCGGGGGTAGCTGGAAGGACGTAGGTTACTTCCTCCAGGTGGGCACCCGCGCTTACGAATACCAGGACACGGCCAAGTCTTACATTGGTTTCCGTTGCGTCATCGACCTGCCCGCGGCCAAATAA
- a CDS encoding thioredoxin domain-containing protein translates to MNRLATESSPYLLQHAHNPVDWYPYGEEALTRAVAEDKPILVSVGYAACHWCHVMERESFEQQDVAALMNAHFINIKIDREERPDLDHIYMDALQAMTGSGGWPLNLFLTPDGRPFFGGTYFPPVRAYGRLSWKETLQEVARAFAGRRQEIETQADQLTEHLSVSNAFGLSAQPGLVTRSQIDTMYGALMQQADREEGGFGRPPKFPQTFSLLWLIRHAHFTGEQEGLTHALSSLDHLLNGGIYDQLGGGMARYSTDRGWLVPHFEKMLYDNALLVSVLCEAYGCTRETRFRDGIRDVLAFVRREWMTPDGLFCAAWDADSEGVEGKYYTWTKGEIDALLGEDAGTFCRLFGVTEEGNWEGVNILHRPAVVPADEQGLVERCRRILLDARQDRVPPLLDDKQILSWNALMNKAFSQAFAATGEEGYRQTAVEHMTSLLRHYRLVDGLGHVYKNGTVRYPAFLDDYAYLIQALLLLQEITADPVYLREAKDWTEYVVAHFSEPSSGFFFYTHAGQKDVLFRKKEIYDGATPSGNAVMAWNLWYLSVILDQPGWRTRAETMLQGVLQAATRYPTSFGVWADLALQALFGWNEVAIVGHSYAETLQAVLGHYIPNRVLQAGAKGDPSFPLLEGKKAPPEATWIYLCRNYTCAAPVADADALMQQIRRETQ, encoded by the coding sequence ATGAACCGACTTGCCACGGAAAGCAGCCCCTACCTGCTGCAACACGCGCACAATCCCGTCGACTGGTATCCCTATGGGGAAGAGGCATTGACAAGGGCCGTGGCGGAGGACAAACCGATCCTGGTCAGCGTCGGGTATGCCGCCTGCCATTGGTGTCACGTCATGGAAAGGGAGAGCTTCGAACAGCAGGACGTGGCCGCGCTGATGAATGCCCATTTCATCAACATCAAGATCGATCGCGAGGAAAGACCCGACCTCGACCACATCTATATGGACGCCCTCCAGGCCATGACGGGGAGCGGCGGATGGCCCCTCAACCTTTTTTTGACGCCTGACGGGCGGCCGTTTTTTGGGGGAACGTATTTCCCGCCGGTCCGGGCTTATGGAAGACTCTCCTGGAAAGAGACACTCCAGGAGGTCGCCCGCGCTTTTGCCGGCAGGCGGCAGGAGATCGAGACCCAGGCAGACCAGCTGACCGAGCATTTATCGGTGTCCAATGCCTTTGGGTTGTCTGCCCAACCCGGTCTTGTCACCAGGAGCCAGATCGACACGATGTACGGCGCCCTGATGCAGCAGGCTGACCGGGAAGAAGGTGGTTTTGGACGGCCCCCTAAGTTTCCCCAAACCTTTTCCTTGTTGTGGTTGATCCGGCATGCCCATTTTACCGGGGAGCAGGAGGGGCTGACCCATGCCCTGTCCAGCCTGGATCACCTGTTGAACGGAGGGATTTATGACCAGTTGGGGGGCGGCATGGCCCGGTACAGTACGGATCGTGGGTGGCTGGTACCCCATTTTGAAAAAATGTTGTACGACAATGCGCTCCTGGTCAGCGTCCTTTGCGAGGCCTACGGGTGTACGCGCGAAACCCGTTTCCGGGACGGGATCCGGGATGTGCTGGCGTTTGTCCGCCGGGAATGGATGACACCGGACGGCTTGTTTTGTGCCGCCTGGGACGCCGACAGCGAAGGGGTGGAAGGAAAATATTATACCTGGACGAAGGGTGAGATCGACGCCCTTCTGGGGGAGGATGCCGGCACCTTTTGCCGGTTGTTCGGGGTAACGGAGGAGGGGAACTGGGAAGGGGTCAACATCCTTCACCGGCCCGCCGTTGTCCCGGCTGACGAACAAGGCCTGGTGGAGCGCTGCCGCCGGATCCTGCTGGATGCCCGCCAGGACCGGGTCCCCCCGCTCCTGGACGACAAACAGATCCTCAGTTGGAACGCCTTGATGAACAAAGCCTTTTCCCAGGCCTTTGCGGCCACGGGGGAGGAGGGCTACCGGCAAACGGCCGTGGAACACATGACCTCTTTGTTACGCCATTACCGGCTTGTGGATGGACTCGGCCATGTGTACAAAAATGGTACCGTACGGTATCCGGCTTTTCTGGACGACTACGCCTACCTTATACAGGCTTTGCTGTTGTTGCAGGAGATCACGGCAGACCCCGTCTACCTCCGGGAAGCCAAAGACTGGACGGAATACGTCGTGGCGCACTTCAGCGAGCCTTCCAGCGGTTTTTTCTTTTATACCCACGCCGGCCAAAAAGACGTTCTGTTCCGGAAAAAAGAGATCTATGACGGGGCGACGCCCTCCGGTAACGCGGTGATGGCCTGGAACTTATGGTATCTTTCCGTCATCCTGGACCAGCCGGGCTGGCGCACCAGGGCCGAGACCATGCTGCAAGGCGTTCTGCAGGCGGCGACCCGGTACCCGACTTCTTTTGGGGTCTGGGCGGACCTGGCGCTCCAGGCTTTGTTCGGCTGGAATGAGGTGGCTATAGTGGGCCACAGCTATGCAGAAACCCTCCAGGCCGTTCTTGGCCACTATATCCCCAACCGGGTTCTCCAGGCTGGAGCCAAAGGAGACCCCAGTTTCCCGCTGCTGGAAGGCAAAAAAGCCCCGCCAGAGGCAACCTGGATCTACCTCTGCCGTAATTATACGTGCGCGGCACCCGTTGCCGACGCCGACGCCCTGATGCAACAAATAAGACGGGAGACACAATAA
- a CDS encoding NAD(P)H-dependent glycerol-3-phosphate dehydrogenase translates to MSQEPSIGLIGSGSWATALAKILTDKGNPLRWWIRSAASVQHFLQRRHNPAYLSSVNFDTSLLTLDTDVSVIVRDADLVVLAVPSAYMEETLSVLPADAFRGKKVISAVKGILPVGHRLLNDYLEERFHVPLSDYFTIMGPCHAEEVAAEKLSYLTFSGIDPAATARIAQRFNTPYLNTVVNDDVYGVQYAAVLKNIYALGAGIAHGLEYGDNFLSVLIANSADEMASFLRRVGARNMEVGVHHLIPGVSQSPLRKTANYAASVYLGDLLVTCYSLYSRNRTFGNMIGKGYSVRAAQLEMNMVAEGYNASRSLFEINKEIGADMPIASAVYRILWEGLPPGEAFRRMEGGLI, encoded by the coding sequence ATGAGTCAAGAGCCTTCCATCGGCCTCATCGGAAGCGGTAGCTGGGCCACCGCGCTTGCAAAGATCCTCACCGACAAGGGAAACCCCCTGCGCTGGTGGATCAGGAGCGCGGCTTCCGTACAACACTTTTTGCAAAGACGGCACAACCCTGCCTACTTAAGTTCGGTCAATTTCGACACCAGCCTCCTTACCCTGGACACCGATGTCTCCGTCATCGTCCGGGATGCGGACCTGGTCGTCCTGGCCGTCCCCTCCGCTTATATGGAAGAAACGCTGTCCGTGCTACCGGCCGACGCCTTCCGGGGTAAAAAGGTTATTTCCGCCGTCAAGGGCATCCTGCCCGTCGGACACCGTTTGCTCAACGACTACCTGGAAGAACGTTTTCACGTTCCGCTCTCCGACTATTTTACGATCATGGGCCCCTGTCACGCCGAAGAAGTGGCCGCGGAAAAGCTCTCCTACCTCACGTTTTCGGGGATCGACCCCGCGGCCACGGCCCGCATCGCCCAGCGTTTCAACACCCCCTATCTCAATACCGTCGTCAACGATGACGTCTACGGGGTGCAATACGCCGCCGTACTAAAGAACATTTACGCCCTCGGGGCCGGGATCGCCCACGGTCTTGAATACGGTGACAACTTCCTCAGCGTCCTCATCGCCAACAGCGCCGACGAGATGGCCTCCTTTCTACGCAGGGTCGGTGCCAGGAATATGGAGGTCGGCGTCCACCACCTCATCCCCGGTGTCAGCCAGAGTCCCTTGCGCAAAACCGCCAACTACGCCGCCTCCGTCTATTTGGGCGACCTCCTCGTGACCTGCTACTCCCTGTACAGCCGGAACCGCACCTTTGGCAATATGATCGGCAAGGGATACAGCGTCCGGGCCGCCCAGCTCGAAATGAACATGGTGGCCGAGGGATACAACGCCAGCCGGAGCCTTTTTGAAATTAACAAAGAAATAGGAGCCGACATGCCCATCGCTTCCGCCGTGTATCGCATTCTGTGGGAAGGACTTCCGCCGGGCGAAGCCTTCCGGCGGATGGAAGGGGGGCTGATCTAG